In the Budorcas taxicolor isolate Tak-1 chromosome 1, Takin1.1, whole genome shotgun sequence genome, TTATcaacatcatcaccaccaccactatcaccatcAAATATCAGTATGCAGTCATAAAAAGGTCAGTTGACCTAGACTGGCCCTTTGTTGCTTGATGAGTTAAATGGAGGCAATACTAATTGGATTAGGAAGATTTTAGTATACCCTGGCACTGTTCTAATCAGTATACGTGAATTAATTCTCACATTAATGCTATTAAGTCGGTAATATTTtctccactttatagatgaagtatagagaggttaagtaacttgctaaatgtcaaaaaaaaaaaaagagtaaatgtgAGCCAAGATAGAAGCAAGACGTCTCTTTAATATTATATCATTTtgacttttgaaattatttctttctatAAGGAGAACATGTTGAGAATATATTCTGAAAtcatgaaacacacacaaaagaaataatattaataagaaatatattattaaaagaaaaaaaaaactatattattttctaaaattatcctAAAAGTAAGCAGTAAAAGCTGATGAGGTATTTGTTAATTCTTACAAGTTAGAACTATTTTTTTTActggtggctcaatcagtaaagaatccatctgcaatgcaggagatcctagtTCGATCCCTTGATCGAGAAGTTcgccaggagaaagaaatggcaacacactccagtattctggcctggaaaaatctcactgacggagaagcctggtgtgctacagtccatgaggtaggaagagtcagacatgacttagtgactaaaccaccaccacaagttAGAAGTGGAAATAACctactctattagcctttgttaTGGGGCTTCTCTATCTCTgcaggaaagaatccacttgtcaatgtaggagatgcaagttcgattcctgggttgggaagatctcctggaggaggaaatggcaagccactccagtattcttgcctgggaaatctcctggacagaagacgctggcaggctgcagtccacggggtcagaaagagttggacacacttagtgactaaacaacaacaacattaccTTTTGTTATACCTGAAATACTTAGAAACATCTTTTTTGTTACACCTCATAATTTAGATGTGAGAACTTTGTTAATaaactatatttgtttttttctctcaaaatagAATTTTGGCCATCTAAGACAGTTCAGTGGAGATATTCAGAGATATAACTTCAATGATCTTTTACAGGGTTTCATGTTTTGAGTGCAGAATTGGGCTAAATGATTTCTACTCTCTCTTCTGAATATAATATACTATGATTCTGCCACACTTCACTGCCTGCTTAAAGGACCTTTCTAAGAGAGCATCCCCCGGGCTTAAATGAGTACATGCTGTCAACAAGTTGCCTGTGATAGCACCCCAAAACCAGCTCCTAACCCCCACATCCATATTAACGTAGACTCAGGTCCTAAAGACTACCAGCATCCAATTCCAAAACCCACCAACTAGAAATTTATGCTGATTAAAAACTTATTCACTGAAAAGCCCTTTGAGATTTGCAGATCTCATTGGTAAATCATCTGATGTTATGCAAGGCAAAGCTTGCCAGGAAAGTACAGGACTTAAAATTAATTAGTGATTACACCTATGTTAGGAGCATAGCTTTCTTCCCAGCCCTAATAATACACTTAAAAGAGAAgaacagaaggagagagaaaaggatgaaGAGAGAGCTTAACTTTAAAGCTTTGATTAACTTTAAAACTTTAGTGTAGCAAACTAGCCAACCTGGAAATTTTGCATTCTCTTTGCAATTTGATCACCTTAAAAGTGCTGAGGGCTAGATTTCTTAAAACTATTTTAGACACATCTGTCTGACTCAGATTTAGTGGGTATTTGAGATCCATCGATCATGTACAATAAaacttccttttactttttaatttctggAAGGCTTTCATATTTAGTGTCAAATCAGCAAAGTTGTTCTCTCAGGTTCCTAGACAAGCAGGTTACTCAGAAATGCGGATGAAGTAATTGGACATACCCTAATGTAGCCGTGATAGTTTGGCTACTTGCAACTATCCTGCCCATGAAAATGTTAGAGCAGGTTCCTGATGCTGAGCCATTCTGCAATGGTAGTGTGATGATGGCAGTCATGTGCAGTGGTAGCTTGGAGAAGTATTGAATGGAACACTAATAGCCATAGTATGTATTTTTTCTGGTTTCACTAAGATATTTATATTGTGATGTGTGGTTCTTGGATTCAAACTTGAAACTGTAGGCTTCCATTCACTGTCATGACTGCCTCAGTCTCAGAAagctttttaatattcattttgttatttatcATCTTATTTTGTTACAAATAAATATGTTCATCTCCTGTACACACCAGCAATTTATACTTACATAATTCTCCTCCTTTTCATTCCCTCAGTATTTTCAACctcaagaaacaaacagaagcaCAGGAAAGGTATTCTATCAGCACTTGAAATGTAGCTCATCATCATCATGGACAACTGTCCCTGATCAATTTTCAATAGAAGAGTGACTTAAAGTTTCATGGTAAACAATGGCAATACTCATTGAATCAATCACTTGCAATTTTTCTCTTTGACAATGTTTATGTCAAAAAAATGTTGCAGAGCATTACTATATGAATATAGACCTAAGATGAATttgtgagaaaaaagaaattttaaaagtgttaaaaAGCAATGTTCTAATTGCCAGAATTTTCATATTCTGGAATTAAAAGCCTAAACATAAAATAGAATGTCATATTTCAAGATGCCTCTTCATCTGCACTGTTTATATcctgtgtgtttatttattgaaaacatagcatattttaaaagcataaaaggTGGGTGGAGGGGCCCCCGGCAGGGAGACGGTGGCTGGGTCAAGAGGGCCTGGACATGGTGCTGAGGGCCCGCCCAACGGGAAGATGAATAAGGGCTGGCTGGAGCTGGGGAGCCACCCTGGCCTCTTCACCCTCCTCGTGGAAGATTTCAGTGTCAAAGGGGTGCAGGTGGAGGAGATTTATGACCTTCAGAGCAAATGCCAGGGCCCCGTGTATGGATTCATCTTCCTGTTCAAATGGATCGAAGAGCGCCAATCCCATCGCAAGGTCTCTACCTTGGTGAATGATACATCTGTGATTGATgatgctattgtgaataacatGTTCTTTGCCCACCAGCTGATCCCCAACTCTTGTGCCACCCATGCCCTGCTGACCGTGCTCCTGAACTTCAGCAATGTGGACCTGGGGCCCACCCTGAGTCGCATGAAGGACTTCACCAAAGGCTTCAGCCCCGAGACTAAAGGATATGCGATTGGCAATGCTCTGGAGTTGGCCAAGACAGGCCATAGCCATTCCAGGCCTGAGCCACGCCACCTCCCCGAGAAGCAGAATGGCCTTAGTGTTGTGCGGACCATGGAAGCCTTCCACTTTGTCAGCTTTGTGCCTATCACAGGCTGGCTTTTTGAGCTGGATGGGCTGAAGGTCTACCCCATTGACCATGGGCCCTGGGGGGAGGACGAGGAGTGGACGGACAAAGCCTGGCAGGTCATCATGGAGCATATTGGCCTTGCCACTGCAGGGGAACCCTACCATGACATTTGCTTCAATCTGATGGGGGTGGTGCCCAACTGCAGAATCAAGTATGAGGCCAGGCTACATGTGTTGAAGGTGAACCGTCAGACCATACTGGAGGCCTTGCAGCAGCTGATCAGGGTAACACAGCCAGAGCTGATTCAGACCCACAAGTCTCAAGAGTCACAGCTGCCTGAAGAGTCCAAACCCACCAGCAGCAAGTCTCCTCTGATGCTGGAAACAAGCagggctctggtggcctctgagAGCACCCACACGGATGGTGTGGAGGAGGTGGCTGGTTCGTTCGTGCCCACAAGTCCTGACCCACAGCCCTCCTAGAAAACCCAAGCTGGTGGTGAAGCCTCTAGGGAGCAACATCAATGGGGTTCCCCCCACACCCACTCCTATTGTCCAGCAGCTGCCAGCCTTTCTGGACAATCAACTATGCCAAGTCCCCATGCAGGAGGAGGAAGACCTGGCAGCGGGTGTGGGCCACAGCAGAGTTCCGGTGCGACCGCCACAGCAGTACTCAGACGATGAGGATGACTAcgaggatgaggaggaggacgACGCGCAGAGCACCAGCTCTGCCATCAGGTATAAGCGAAAGGGCCCGGGGAAACCAGGGCCATTGAGCAGCTCTGGGGATGGGCAGCTGTCAGTGCTACAGCCCAACACCATCAACGTCTTGGCTGAGAAGCTCAAAGAGTCCCAGAAGGACCTCTCGATTCCTCTGTCCATCAAGACGAGCAACGGGGCCGGGAGTCCAGCTGTGGCAGTCCCAACGCACTCGCAGCCCTCGCCCACCCCCAGCAACGAGAGCACGGACCAGCCTCTGAGATCGGCAGCACTTCCAATTCGCCACTGCGCCCGCCTATCCGCTCAGCCAACCGCGCGCAGCTCTCTACTCCCGTCACCTCCCACATCTCCAAGGTGCTTTTTGGAGAGGACGACAGCCTGCTGCTTGTTCACTGCATATGCTACAATCATGCTGTACGCGACCTGGGTCCTGTCATCAGCACGGGCCTCCTGCACCTGGCTGAGGATGGTGTGCTGAGTCCCCTGGCACTGACAGAGAGTGGGAAGTGTTCCTCCCCTTCCATTAGACCGAGCCAAGGCAGCCACGGGTCTGGCAGCCCAGAGGAGAAGGTGGTGGTGGAGGCTGTGGACAGTAGAGAGAAGCCGGGACTGATCAGGCCTAGCGAGCCCTTGAATGGGAAGAAGTATTTAACCAAGGGAGCTGCTGGTGCTACTGAAGTGTGTGGAGGCTGAGATTGCAAACTATGAGGCCTGTCTCAAGGGAGAagtggagaagaggaagaagttcAAGATTGACGACCAGAGAAGGACCCACAACTACGATGAGTTCATCTGCACCTTCATCTCCATGCTGGCTCAGGAAAGGATGCTGGCCAACCTGGTGGAGCAGAACATCTCAGTGCGGCGGCGCCAGGGGGTCAGCATTGGCCGGCTCCACAAGCAGCGGCAGCCAGACGGGCAGAAACGCTCCTGTCCCTATAAGGCCAAGCGCCAGTGAGGACGGCTGGCCAGACCCTGCATTTACTCTTGCTGCCTGGCCCTCACCAGGGCCCTTCCCTGCCCCGTCCACCTCTTCCCAGTATTACCGGATAGTTCCAGTTGGAGAGCCCAGACCCTGGGAATGGGAGCCAAGCTGGGATCCTCGGCCTCGTGTCCCTGGGCCTGGCAGGGCAGGCTGGCCCTGTCATGCTCCAGAGGCAGCAGCTAGAGCTGAGGCCCAGTGAGGTGCTGCAGCTTCCTACACAGACAGCTGTGGAGCGGCAGGACCTGGCCTTTCTGCCTGGGcagcagaatatatattttacctACAGAGATgcctatttttctgggctctggcCTATCTTGCCACCACTGTGTTGACATAGCCAGCTTCCTGATTCTGAGTTCTTTCCTAACACTGTCATCCTGGAGGGCCAGAGTCACTCCTGCAGGGTCACAGCTGGGGGCCACATGAGCAGTGGGCCCTGCTGCTCCAGTCCCCAGGTGTTCCTGCTGTTGAGCAAGCCAGGTCTGCTCTTCATTCCTCCTGGGAGAGCTCCAGACTCAGGGCCCTGGCTGCTGGACTAGGCTGGGAGTGGGGTGTCCCAGCAGGATGAGCAGCCTGCTGGGGTCCCATGGCCTGAGCAGAGAGAAGTGTTTGAGCTGGTTGGCTTGGCTCCAGCCAGCCTCGTCGAGACTGCTCTCTGTGGCAGGGCCCTGGGCTCCTTGTCTTCAGTGTTGTGGCCCTGGCAAGGGGCCTACCTTGGGCTCCTGGGCTCAGAGGAGCCTCTGCCCAGGCCCTCAGTATTACTATGTCTCCCTCCTCTTAGAGACAGCAGAGACAGGGCTGCTTGCAAGAGCTGGCACCACTCAGCTCTCCCTGCCATGCCAGCTTTCTCAGCTTCTGCAGGGCACTCAGGGTGGGGGATAGCAGGACCAAGTCAACCAGTTGGAGCCCCATGTTCCCAGAGGGCCTGATAGCCAAGGGCTAATGGGTCCAGCACTGCCTCTGGAGCTCAGGCCCCAGAAGGAGCCCCATGGCCTTTGGCAGGTGGCTCTGAGGCGATCCAAGCCGTCCCCTTATGTGTACATAgtgactggggtgggggggagctgCAGGTATGGCAGCTGCCTCTCTGTGCTAAGCATAGCCCAACCCCTCTGGCCCCTGTAAatactggatgaatgaatgaataaaactctccttaaaaataaaaaataaaaataaaaaaaagcataaaagggCATTGTAGTGCTAGTGAGTTATTAGCCTTCATAGGGTCTACAACAATTGGGCTAATTATTGGatcgtgaaaaaaaaaaaaaaagtcacttacaAAGTACTCCCCCATGGACTCTATTATTTGGATCAGTTAACTTCTAGTATTTTCTGAGACCAGAACATATCCAAGCTCTTTTGAGTTGATACCCATCAAATAGGCATCCACTGAGAATTTTGTTGAACCAGACGTTTTGTTGCTCTTGGAACTAATTCTGTGCTTCCTGGAGTCCTGATAACTTAAATTACCAATGTAGCTCCATATTTTGAAACCCATCCTTGCTAAACACATTTTAGAATGCCTCTGCCCCACCCCATTAAATCTATCCCTCCTCTCACCCTCAGCATCTGGTGAGTGCCCGTTTTTATACGAACTCTCTGCTTTCTCAGCCCAGTTCCTAAGACCAAACTTGGGAACTTAACTTCAGGGTACTCCATGCACCAGAGGTCAAAATTTTATgtcatatgctgctgctactgctgctaagtcgcttcagttgtttctgactctgtgcgaccccataggcggcagcccaccaggctcctccgtccctaggattctccaggcaagaatactggagtgggttgccatttccttctccaatgcatgaaagtgaaagtgaagtcactcagtcgtgtccaactcctagggaccccatggactgcagcgtaccaggctcctccgtccctgggattttccaggcaagagtactggagtgggttgccattgccttctcccacagtaAACCATAATTGTGTAAAATAATGTAATTTGTGTACTTTTCCTAAGTAAAGTCTACATTACCCTCTCTTTATCTCACTATTTTCCTCCTAAGCAACCTGACCCCTACCTCAAATGCAGGTATGTCATATAGAACTCAAGATAATCAACATCCTCTCTGGACAGGTGGAATGGGGAAATTGAGGGACTTTTGCTAAAAGCTGTGAGCGCAagaaggtggctcagtggtaaagaatttgtctccaatgcaggagacttgcaagatacttgggtttaatccttgggttgggcagatcccctggagaaggaaatggctacacactccagtattcctgcctgggaactctcatggacagaggaaactggagagctatagtccatgaaacctggagggctgaagtccatggggtggcaaagagttggacacactaaGAGACTaagtaacaaaacagaaaaattgctACAAGAGCTGTGACCAGCTGAGCTGAGTCATCAGACAGAGTCCAGAGCTAAGGAAACCACCTCAAGCTTTCACCAGAGGAAGCTGCTTGCAGGgaggaaactggaaaatatttaacATGTTTCCAGCTACATGTCTGGCATTCACTGAATATTTATAGATCAATTGTTCATTAATAAGAAGTAAATAGTCAAATACCATTGAACTCCTCtattacaactattattttaAGCCAGAAGGAGGGGGTGGGCATTGACATACAAATTCTCTAATTACCTCAAGAAATCACTACTAGAGTATGACACCTCTTTCCCAACATCATCCCTAAGATAGATGGCTTTGGAAACAAAGCAGAAGATAGGGTATTTAAGACAGAGAGAGATGAAGTAATTTTCTTGCATCACGATTTCTACCACAAACAGACCAGCAAGCCTGTGGCTCTCTGACTGAGAAGTCATCCAGGCCTAGACTTAGAGGaaggtggaggaaaaggaaaggctTATAATATGCTTTCTGCTCTGATCACCACATCAATATAAATAGGTTTCTTTATTAAAAGTATGGATATTAATCACGTTTGCTTGAAGTCATTCCATGCAAGTTAGGAAGACATTTAGAAACTGATGAGTGTGGACCTTCCAGCCTGCGTCATCAATGTcacaggagagaaaatgaaaaaggagtaaCTTCATGTAACAGCTTACCAGCTATATCCTCTCTCCTCTGGGGAGGTATGCTGGATGTATAATAAATGCTATACGTTAATAATGATTTCAGCTGAGAGTAGACCAATGCGATGCACAATCAATCTGAAGTCAGAAGTCTAGATACCTATCCCACGTTGCCATTGAGAAAGCTGAGAAAGCATTGATTTAGGAAATTTGATTATCCTCAGaatatcattttctctttcttaaagagatgataCATATTCTTGGCTGGGTTGCTGCAAGAATTAAAATAGGAAATGTTTCTGGCCTTGTAGTAAGTATCCAAAAAGTATGGTTACTAGCATTATCACCATTTCTAATACTATCCCTCTGCTTGACTCCAAGGTCCCTGAAGATAGAACATATTCCTTGTTTCCCTTTGTATTTGCAGCATCTCACCAAGACCTAAAACCAAGTAGAAGCTgctaattatttttgttaatcAAATTGATATTCaggcatgtccaattctttgcatccCCAAGGgctatagcccttcaggctcctaagtccatggaattttctaggcaagattactgcagtggattgccatttctttctccaggggatcttcccaatccagggattgaactggtgtctcttgtgtctcctgcatgagcaggtgggttctttaccaactgagccattgGGGGAAGCCTCAAAAAAtgctattatttacttatttggccacTCAAGGGATATTTtaattgcatcatgtgggatttagttcccagaccagggaacgAACCTAGGCCCCATGCATTGGCGGAACCCCGTGCAGCATCTAAGCCACTGGGCCGCTAGGGAAATCCCAATACTATCATCACTTCTGATCCTATTCCTCTGCTTGACTACAAACTCCCTGAAGATAGGGCACACACTTTGTTGCTCTTTGTATTTGCAGTATCTCATCAAGGCCTAAAACCAAGTAAATACTGCTAATTATTTGCTACTCTTAATAGAATTGCCCCAGATAAAACTAGTACTTAATGTCAGTGAAGTGGAAGTAATAGGCCAGATGGGGAATGTCTGTGGGACTAGGGGTGCTAGGGGAATACACAGAGCAGCAGGCAATTATAGGaaattcacatacacacatagggCATGCTATCTCCAGGAAACCATTCACAGAAAATGGAAGTAATAAACATACATGAATCAGTGAGGACCAGAAAGGGGACACTAATAAATGTGTTACAACAGGCTAGAAAAACCTGCTCTCTGACAGCTGTCAGCCTGGGACACATAAGCAAGTAGTGACAGAAGCAGGGAAATCTTCAAGAAGTTAAGGTAGAGTTCCCAGATAAACTATAGGacatccagttaaatttgaatttcaaccaatgacaaataattattttagattAAGAATGTTCTATGTCATACATTATCTCTCTGTATTCTTGAAACAATCTTGCCAAGCATGGGTAACTACTATctttgtatttatgtatgtatttatatattttcctttgcaggaacttgcaggatctcagctccctgaccaagaattgaatccaggtcAAGGAAATGAAAGCCCAGAATCTTAACCATGTGGCCACCATGTGGCCATGTCCCCAACTACAATCTCTTTTAGGAGGCAGTTGAGATTCTGAAGAAATTCCTATGTAATTTGGGGGGCATACTTACactaagaaataagaaagctattttttattcaaatagctgaaattcaaatttagctAGAGTCCTATAATTTTTTGCTTATCTGGTTACTTCAAGTTAGTGTGTAAAGATTAGGATGCCAGGATAAAGCAGGGCCCACATGTGGCAGAAAACTAGATTCCTAGACAATAGAAgtaagcctatcccttctccaggagatcttcccaacccagggatcaaactagggtctcctgcattgcaagtggattctttaccagctgacctaccagggaaaACCAAAAGTAAGATAAGCAAATGACCATGACAGAGGCCAAGATGCTGGAATTCATGCCTAGTCCAAAcacaaaagcaaacaagcaaaagctgaatgACCATCCAGGAAATCTAGGTAAGCAGTCTCTTCTCAGAACTTCCCGTAAGTGAAGGCTGTCTTTGGtggatgaatttgagcaactcaccaacctaaacagcatattcaaaagcagagacattactttgccaacaaaggtccgtctaatcaaggctatggtttttccagtagtcatgtatggatgtgggagaaggcaatagcaacctgctccagtactcttgcctggcaaatcccatggacagaggagcctggtaggctgcagtccatggggtcgctaggagtcagacacggctgagcgactttactttcacttttcactttcatgcattggagaaggaaatggcaacccactccagtgttcttgcctggagaatcccagggacgggggagcctggtgggctgccgtctatggggtcgcacagagtcagacatgactgaagcgacttagcagtagcagcagcagcatgtatggatgtgagagttggactgtgaagaaagctgagtgccgaagaattgatgctttcgaactgtgctgttggagaagactcttgagagtcccttggactgcaaggagatccaaccagtccattctaaaggagatcagtcctgggtgttctttggaaggaatgatgctaaagctgaaactccagtactttggccacctcatgcaaagagttgactcattggaaaagactctgatactgggagggattgggggcaagaggagaaggggacgacagaggatgaaatggctggatggcatcaccaactcaatggacgtgagtttgagtgaactctgggcgttggtgatggacagggaggcctagcgtgctgcaattcatggggttgcaaagagccagacatgactgagcgactgaactggtcTGAActgaggagatagtgaaggacatggaagccttaTGTGCTGCAGcgcatgaggttgcagagtcagatacaactgagcaagtgaacaacaactaGTGGCTGAGCACATCTTGCCTTCAAAActccaggatttctttcttttcctctatgtaAGAACCAGATTGGCACTGATGTCTAGGTTATAGAGAAACCTGATACTGAAGAAAAGGGAGGGAACAGGGCCAGGAATCCAAGCAggttttcactttttatattttgtgtttcatattgtatttaattttgtaaGCTGCCTCAAATTCCTTTAGGACATATGCTCAGGTAAAtcctaaaagaatgaataaataagcggAACCCTAAATAAATAAGTGGAACCCTGACTAGCCCAAGGCAATTACAGGAATACTAAGATAAGGGGCCCAGCCACAATCTAAGAAGCAGCTTACTTTTCTTGGTATCTCAGTTAGCAGCCTATATTCCCTCTGCCACTTTACATTAACTCCTTAATTTCCTTGGGAAATTAAATTTTCAGCTCCTTTATAGAGGTTTCATTAGACTCTGGGGGATAGGCATTCCAAAGACTAGCTAGAATTACTGTAAATAAATCAAATTTTGGCAAATATATTAATTGAAACTACTTTTTTTTGAAGCTGTTTTTAAGTCTGgcagtttttatttcttaaaccTTATTCTGCTTAGCTTTTTACCACTGTAAATGCTTGTCTATACAAGATAATTTGATTGAATTCCTCAGCATTTCCTGTGAGCAGAATAGAGGAATCACTTTAagggaatatttttaaacaatatcaTTACTTTGTAAGGTCCAGGACCTTTGATAAGATGTTTGAATAAAATGCTATTATCCACTCCCTACATTTAGTGTTATATAGTACAGGCTTGTAATAAATgctactctgcttatttaaatgcCATGTAGTGTAAAGCTTGACTGAACTGTCTGTTATTACTCCCAACAGCTACACATTGGATTTGTTGCCCCTAAAGCAAAATCTTTTACCTATAATACTTTTTTATGACCTCCATTatgcaataaaacatttttacattcttttttctgttgtgATAGTTTactatatatgctgctgctgctgctaagtcgtttcagtcgtgtgtgactctgtgtgaccccatagactgcagcccaccaggctcccccatccctgggattctccaggcaagaacactggagtgggttaccatttccttctccaatgcatgaaagtgaaaattgaaagtgaagtcgctcagtggtgtcctgaCCCCATCCTACAGACCCACAGACATGGGACTTAAGAAATCTGAGGAGCATCTCCTCAACAAAGATTGGTAAGGGGTAAAAGAAGCAATGTGTGAGATTTCTTTGgtcttccagtggttaagactctggatTTCCAATTGAAGGACttcaggttcaatgcctggctgAAAAACTATGATCCCATATGCCACGTggaaccaccaaaaaaaaaaaaagaataaacaggaaTGTGTTATCATAACATTCTTCTGGGTCCTTACAAGGAATGATAGTAGCcctagagaatttaaaaaaa is a window encoding:
- the LOC128054600 gene encoding LOW QUALITY PROTEIN: ubiquitin carboxyl-terminal hydrolase BAP1-like (The sequence of the model RefSeq protein was modified relative to this genomic sequence to represent the inferred CDS: inserted 1 base in 1 codon; deleted 2 bases in 2 codons) encodes the protein MNKGWLELGSHPGLFTLLVEDFSVKGVQVEEIYDLQSKCQGPVYGFIFLFKWIEERQSHRKVSTLVNDTSVIDDAIVNNMFFAHQLIPNSCATHALLTVLLNFSNVDLGPTLSRMKDFTKGFSPETKGYAIGNALELAKTGHSHSRPEPRHLPEKQNGLSVVRTMEAFHFVSFVPITGWLFELDGLKVYPIDHGPWGEDEEWTDKAWQVIMEHIGLATAGEPYHDICFNLMGVVPNCRIKYEARLHVLKVNRQTILEALQQLIRVTQPELIQTHKSQESQLPEESKPTSSKSPLMLETSRALVASESTHTDGVEEVAGRSCPQVLTHSPPRKPKLVVKPLGSNINGVPPTPTPIVQQLPAFLDNQLCQVPMQEEEDLAAGVGHSRVPVRPPQQYSDDEDDYEDEEEDDAQSTSSAIRYKRKGPGKPGPLSSSGDGQLSVLQPNTINVLAEKLKESQKDLSIPLSIKTSNGAGSPAVAVPTHSQPSPTPSNESTDXASEIGSTSNSPLRPPIRSANRAQLSTPVTSHISKVLFGEDDSLLLVHCICYNHAVRDLGPVISTGLLHLAEDGVLSPLALTESGKCSSPSIRPSQGSHGSGSPEEKVVVEAVDSREKPGLIRPSEPLNGKKYLPRELLVLLKCVEAEIANYEACLKGEVEKRKKFKIDDQRRTHNYDEFICTFISMLAQERMLANLVEQNISVRRRQGVSIGRLHKQRQPDGQKRSCPYKAKRQ